A genomic stretch from Anopheles nili chromosome X, idAnoNiliSN_F5_01, whole genome shotgun sequence includes:
- the LOC128728537 gene encoding uncharacterized protein LOC128728537: MSCRHSVASSAGSGTCDTNNNMLSADNLLRLALKKPKDWKWELTTSSSSPNISFPKIQLFDSTSGELMVEVDRADCVIRSDCSDGRGASKHHATLSVEQSDLLQSSSSSREQDSQRPGRYRRARTSLVKERLSTSGDSLADIFNQLQNKGLGHKLSTSGSQYRLLNGAAEEARGSLQKSKSANAIISPEPELVTRRKSRRSVASRSSSILERISEFYGHSSTDDEELSSDQRLPVVPVPVPQLSLPSGGDPPAKEQWESSGVTIEEIPSTAPIKPRPKIYKLVRSNVGTLMVREESFHTQNSLRRRPPANNERETPETMGPGFERIVQLEDHPDEGPEPPKGRSRYEQEINRIDGLLSRVMLSHDLQTEELKRNTPSIHVSEPPPEDTRHLSTGTNGVTHLSNGTNPRRRRSRRSASVGASVFPGTQNGVRATSSSSNSEETTTRRRKSRSSSQKRRGRSRHRGNTHEDTHATISNGK, translated from the coding sequence ATGTCCTGCCGACATAGTGTTGCGAGCTCGGCCGGTAGTGGCACGTGCGACACGAACAACAACATGCTGAGTGCGGACAATTTGCTGCGATTGGCGCTGAAGAAGCCGAAGGACTGGAAATGGGAGCTAACGACGTCCAGCTCGTCGCCTAACATCAGCTTCCCCAAGATCCAGCTGTTTGACAGTACGAGCGGAGAGCTTATGGTTGAGGTTGATCGAGCGGACTGTGTCATCCGGTCGGATTGTTCCGATGGCCGTGGAGCTTCGAAACACCACGCAACGCTCTCTGTGGAGCAGTCTGACCTGCTgcagagcagcagcagttcgaggGAACAGGATTCCCAACGGCCGGGCAGATATCGCCGGGCTCGCACGTCCCTGGTGAAGGAACGACTATCAACATCCGGGGACTCGCTGGCTGACATCTTCAATCAACTGCAAAACAAGGGCCTCGGTCATAAGCTTTCCACGAGTGGGTCTCAGTACCGACTGCTTAATGGAGCCGCGGAGGAAGCGCGTGGATCCTTGCAGAAGAGCAAGTCTGCAAATGCCATCATTTCCCCTGAACCTGAGCTCGTAACTCGGCGAAAATCGCGCCGATCGGTGGCAAGTCGGTCTAGTTCGATATTGGAACGTATTAGCGAGTTTTACGGGCATAGTTCGACAGATGATGAAGAGCTTAGCAGTGATCAGCGTCTGCCAGTGGTGCCTGTTCCGGTTCCACAACTCTCACTCCCATCAGGTGGCGATCCACCTGCCAAAGAACAGTGGGAATCCAGTGGAGTTACCATCGAGGAGATTCCATCAACCGCTCCGATCAAACCACGGCCCAAAATCTACAAGCTCGTACGCAGCAACGTCGGCACGTTGATGGTGCGTGAAGAAAGCTTCCACACGCAGAACAGCCTTCGACGTCGCCCGCCAGCTAACAACGAACGGGAGACACCTGAAACGATGGGACCGGGTTTCGAGCGAATCGTACAGCTCGAGGATCACCCTGACGAAGGTCCTGAACCTCCAAAAGGTCGCTCGCGGTACGAACAAGAGATAAACCGCATCGATGGGCTTCTCTCGCGGGTGATGCTCTCACACGACCTGCAAACAGAGGAGCTGAAGCGAAACACACCGAGCATCCACGTGTCGGAACCACCACCAGAAGACACGCGGCACCTGAGCACCGGCACCAACGGAGTGACACATCTGTCAAATGGAACTAACCCTCGAAGGCGTCGCTCGAGACGCAGTGCAAGCGTGGGTGCTAGTGTTTTTCCCGGGACTCAGAACGGAGTGAGGGCCACTTCTAGCTCTTCTAACTCGGAagaaaccaccaccagaagGCGTAAGAGTCGGTCAAGCTCGCAGAAGCGTCGCGGACGATCACGACACCGAGGAAACACCCACGAGGACACCCATGCAACGATCAGCAACGGTAAGTGA